The following proteins are co-located in the Streptococcus anginosus genome:
- a CDS encoding HAD-IC family P-type ATPase produces the protein MSEQIYTGLSQQEVEERIQKGLVNKVTVSTEKTTWQIIQSNVFTYFNFIFFVLALLLIIVQSWNNLLFLPIVIINSLIGIVQELRARKILSNMQLLHHYTAIAVRDSKEIQLETKDLVQDDIVLFSTGDQIYADAKIVSGELKVNESQLTGEADEIAKQIGDTVMSGSFVVSGKAYARLEKVGDESYINQLTLKAKEVSGKEESEMVRSVNNLVKVIGFLIIPLGLLLFFQSYVTNHESFQVSIVSTVGAIIGMIPEGLYLLMTLALALGAASLARQQVLLNSMKGIESLSRVDVLCVDKTGTITENTMKVVQVLSAQQDKNASQEALKQYLAASPDENETIAAIRDFFASEVVEKDWTVVKTFPFSSKTKFGAISFKNSNFILGAPEFVLKEKLEEYRNYFQQYAENGSRVLVFAESKDQPFTGDLTQTVEPLLFILLENPIRENAAETFSYFDVQGVEVKVISGDNPVTVAAVATKAEIPHAENYVDAQNLDTDEKITQAVEKYTVFGRVTPQQKQKLVQALQANQHKVAMTGDGVNDILAMKTADCSIAMESGNGATKQIAQVVLLDSDFSHMPHIVTEGRRVVNNIQRSASLFLVKNIFSISLAILSSLFAFTYPLQASQVSLISAFTIGIPGFMLALEPNKQRIRGRFIRTVLQNAIPAAFVDLLAVLIVMACGRIFRLSTQEVATSSVILLAVVGFIIIIKLIQPLNRMKTIVVLFNIIGLVISGLLFHSIFLLSKISPITIILTVILSLMLESLMRLFQFITNKLFALFDKFSTKY, from the coding sequence ATGTCAGAACAGATATACACAGGGCTTAGCCAACAAGAGGTTGAAGAACGAATTCAAAAAGGCTTAGTCAATAAAGTAACGGTTAGTACGGAGAAGACAACTTGGCAAATCATTCAATCCAATGTCTTTACTTATTTTAATTTCATCTTTTTTGTTCTTGCTCTATTGCTGATAATTGTACAATCATGGAATAATTTACTTTTTTTACCTATTGTTATTATCAATTCTTTGATTGGAATTGTTCAAGAGCTTAGAGCGCGCAAAATATTGAGCAACATGCAGTTACTTCATCACTACACAGCGATTGCAGTACGAGACAGTAAAGAAATCCAACTAGAGACAAAAGATTTAGTACAAGATGATATCGTTCTTTTCTCGACAGGAGACCAAATCTATGCAGATGCTAAGATTGTATCAGGTGAATTGAAAGTCAATGAATCACAGTTGACAGGAGAAGCGGATGAAATCGCAAAGCAAATAGGGGATACTGTCATGTCAGGCAGTTTTGTCGTATCTGGCAAAGCCTATGCTCGTTTGGAAAAAGTAGGCGATGAATCCTACATCAATCAACTGACATTGAAAGCAAAAGAAGTCTCTGGAAAAGAAGAATCTGAAATGGTACGTTCGGTCAATAATCTGGTTAAAGTGATTGGATTTTTGATTATTCCTTTAGGGCTTCTTCTATTTTTCCAAAGTTATGTGACCAATCACGAAAGTTTTCAAGTTAGTATTGTCTCCACGGTAGGAGCTATTATTGGGATGATTCCAGAAGGGCTTTATCTTTTGATGACTCTAGCGCTGGCTTTGGGAGCAGCTAGTCTAGCAAGACAGCAGGTTTTATTAAACAGCATGAAGGGGATTGAGTCTCTTTCTCGTGTAGATGTTTTGTGTGTAGATAAGACAGGAACCATTACGGAAAATACGATGAAAGTTGTACAAGTGCTCTCTGCTCAGCAAGACAAGAATGCCTCGCAGGAAGCTCTTAAACAATATCTGGCAGCAAGTCCAGATGAAAATGAAACGATTGCAGCGATTCGAGACTTTTTTGCTTCAGAAGTAGTAGAAAAGGATTGGACCGTGGTGAAAACCTTTCCGTTTAGTTCAAAGACCAAGTTTGGTGCTATTTCTTTCAAAAACAGCAATTTTATTTTAGGTGCTCCGGAGTTTGTATTAAAAGAAAAGCTGGAAGAATATCGCAACTATTTTCAACAATATGCAGAAAATGGCTCACGGGTTCTTGTTTTTGCTGAATCAAAAGATCAGCCATTTACAGGTGATTTGACTCAAACAGTAGAACCCCTACTCTTCATCTTATTAGAAAATCCAATTCGAGAAAATGCAGCCGAGACCTTTTCATATTTTGATGTTCAAGGTGTGGAAGTCAAAGTTATTTCAGGAGATAATCCTGTCACAGTTGCTGCAGTGGCTACCAAAGCAGAGATTCCTCATGCTGAAAATTATGTAGATGCGCAAAACTTGGATACTGATGAAAAAATCACTCAAGCAGTTGAAAAATATACGGTCTTTGGTCGAGTGACCCCTCAACAGAAACAAAAATTAGTTCAAGCACTTCAAGCTAATCAACATAAAGTTGCAATGACAGGTGACGGTGTAAATGATATTTTAGCAATGAAGACTGCAGATTGCAGCATTGCTATGGAGTCAGGCAACGGTGCTACCAAACAGATTGCACAAGTTGTTTTGCTGGATTCTGACTTTTCGCATATGCCGCATATTGTGACAGAAGGACGTAGGGTTGTCAATAACATTCAGCGTTCCGCTAGTTTATTTCTTGTGAAAAATATCTTTTCCATTTCACTAGCTATTTTGTCCAGTTTGTTTGCTTTTACCTATCCTTTGCAAGCATCACAAGTTTCCTTGATTAGTGCGTTCACTATTGGTATACCAGGATTTATGTTAGCTTTGGAGCCCAACAAGCAGCGCATTCGAGGGCGTTTCATCAGAACGGTTTTACAGAATGCGATACCAGCAGCTTTTGTTGATTTATTGGCCGTTTTGATTGTCATGGCTTGTGGTCGGATTTTTCGATTATCCACGCAAGAAGTTGCGACATCATCTGTTATCTTATTAGCAGTGGTTGGTTTCATTATCATCATCAAGCTTATTCAGCCGCTCAATCGAATGAAAACCATTGTCGTACTCTTTAACATCATCGGCTTGGTGATTTCGGGCTTGTTATTTCACTCTATCTTTTTGTTATCCAAAATCTCACCGATTACCATTATCCTCACAGTCATTCTTTCCTTAATGTTAGAATCACTCATGAGATTGTTTCAATTCATAACAAATAAGTTATTTGCTCTATTTGATAAGTTCTCAACAAAATATTAA
- the macP gene encoding cell wall synthase accessory phosphoprotein MacP: MGRPLLTDEMIERANRGEDISGPPLHDEEETKILKTTRSQFGYSSPTSGFNQDTLQIDVEPTVTKSRRIENAKRGVFQAKLNKILFWIVLLLIALIAAIIWL, translated from the coding sequence ATGGGAAGACCTTTATTAACAGATGAAATGATTGAACGGGCAAATCGTGGTGAAGATATTTCAGGTCCACCTTTGCATGATGAGGAAGAAACCAAAATTTTAAAAACGACTAGAAGTCAGTTTGGTTATTCTTCTCCAACTAGCGGTTTCAATCAAGATACACTTCAAATTGATGTAGAACCAACAGTAACCAAAAGTCGACGCATTGAAAATGCAAAACGCGGAGTATTCCAAGCGAAATTAAACAAAATTCTATTTTGGATTGTCCTGCTTTTGATTGCTTTGATTGCTGCTATTATTTGGCTATAA
- a CDS encoding NUDIX hydrolase has translation MDFEEKTLKRTEIYQGPIFNLVKDKVQLPAGKGTAYRDLIFHNGAVAVIALTPEDKMILVKQYRKAIEATSYEIPAGKLEVGENADPKAAALRELEEETGYTGELELLYDFYSAIGFCNERTRLYSASHLTKVENPRPQDEDETLELHEVTLEEAKALLASGDICDAKTIIALQYWEMKMNRR, from the coding sequence ATGGATTTTGAAGAAAAAACGCTAAAACGAACAGAAATTTATCAAGGTCCTATTTTTAACCTTGTCAAGGATAAAGTTCAGCTACCGGCTGGGAAAGGGACAGCTTACCGTGATTTGATTTTCCATAATGGTGCTGTAGCAGTTATTGCGTTAACCCCAGAAGACAAAATGATTTTGGTCAAGCAGTACCGCAAAGCTATTGAAGCAACCTCTTATGAAATTCCGGCAGGCAAGTTAGAAGTCGGTGAAAATGCGGATCCTAAAGCTGCTGCTTTGCGTGAATTGGAAGAAGAGACCGGCTATACAGGTGAATTGGAACTGCTCTATGATTTCTATTCGGCGATTGGCTTTTGCAATGAGCGAACCAGACTTTATAGTGCTAGCCATTTGACAAAAGTTGAAAATCCTCGTCCACAAGATGAGGACGAGACCTTAGAACTCCATGAAGTGACCTTGGAAGAAGCGAAAGCTCTCCTTGCTAGTGGTGATATTTGTGATGCAAAAACCATTATTGCACTTCAATATTGGGAAATGAAAATGAATCGAAGATAG
- a CDS encoding 5'-methylthioadenosine/adenosylhomocysteine nucleosidase, translating into MKIGIIAAMPEELKILVENLENAEKHLRLGHVYHTGSIGRHEVVLVESGIGKVMSAMSVAVLVNDFKVTAVINTGSAGAVAEGLEIGDIVVADRLVYHDVDVTAFGYEYGQMARQPLYFEASRYLVSEMKKILEKTHQTSRVGLIATGDSFVAGQDKINRIKQHFPDVLAVEMEGTAIAQATHSIGLPFMVLRAMSDTASHDANVTFDEFILEAGKRSAETLIQFLKELV; encoded by the coding sequence ATGAAAATCGGAATTATTGCAGCTATGCCTGAGGAATTAAAAATCTTAGTGGAAAACTTAGAAAATGCTGAAAAACACTTACGTTTGGGGCATGTTTACCATACAGGAAGTATCGGTCGACATGAAGTCGTGCTGGTAGAAAGCGGCATCGGCAAGGTCATGTCTGCTATGAGTGTAGCTGTTTTGGTCAATGACTTCAAGGTTACAGCTGTCATCAATACAGGTTCTGCTGGAGCGGTAGCCGAAGGGTTGGAAATCGGCGATATTGTAGTTGCTGACCGTCTAGTATACCACGATGTAGATGTAACAGCTTTTGGTTATGAATACGGACAAATGGCGCGCCAGCCACTTTATTTTGAAGCTAGCCGTTATTTGGTTTCTGAAATGAAAAAGATTTTAGAAAAGACACATCAGACGAGTCGTGTTGGTTTAATTGCGACAGGTGACAGCTTTGTTGCCGGTCAAGATAAGATTAATCGCATCAAGCAGCATTTTCCAGATGTTTTAGCTGTCGAGATGGAAGGCACTGCTATTGCCCAAGCTACTCACTCGATTGGCCTACCTTTTATGGTTCTCCGAGCTATGAGCGACACAGCTAGCCATGATGCTAATGTCACTTTTGATGAATTCATTCTTGAAGCCGGGAAACGCTCAGCAGAAACCCTGATTCAATTTCTGAAAGAATTGGTTTAG
- a CDS encoding ASCH domain-containing protein → MTPEQLWNEYKTINPAIGDDIDAWAFGVEPDQLADLVLKGEKTATASAYDLYQIDGEPIPQAGTFDVILDGQGQTVCIIKVTKVTVVPFNQVSAEHAFKEGEGDKSLAYWRKVHEEFFTEWMAEASLAFSEETSVVLEEFCKVYPID, encoded by the coding sequence ATGACACCAGAACAATTATGGAATGAATACAAAACAATCAACCCCGCAATCGGTGATGACATTGACGCCTGGGCATTTGGTGTAGAGCCAGACCAGCTGGCGGATTTAGTTTTGAAAGGAGAGAAGACTGCGACGGCTTCTGCCTACGATTTGTATCAGATAGATGGTGAGCCGATTCCTCAAGCAGGAACCTTTGATGTAATTTTAGACGGTCAGGGTCAAACTGTCTGTATCATTAAAGTGACCAAGGTAACGGTTGTCCCTTTCAATCAAGTGTCTGCAGAGCACGCTTTTAAAGAAGGAGAGGGAGATAAATCTTTGGCTTATTGGCGGAAGGTGCATGAGGAATTCTTCACGGAATGGATGGCTGAAGCCAGCTTAGCTTTCTCAGAGGAGACAAGTGTGGTCTTGGAGGAGTTTTGCAAGGTTTATCCGATAGATTAG
- a CDS encoding DNA translocase FtsK, which yields MANKKNSKKGRTTRRPTKAELERQKAIRRMLVTFGVAFLLLFAALKWGAVGITLYNLIRLLVGSLAYMAIIASLIYLFFFKWVNKHEGYKSGFFSIFIGLLLIFQAYFVNVLNLKGQVLSTTLSRILTDLTAVKVSSFAGGGLLGAALYTPVAFLFSNIGSYFIGVLLILLGALLISPYSIYDIFEKISEAYHAWNEKREAKRQQRFVEKEEKAAQEAMSAIQVEQDELQIDPETGEILDDDVLAHTPIQFEEGEPEIYDYDEGITEKSHEEDQQDDIDEDVEVNFTPKESFDYKLPTINLFAPDKPKNQSKEKKIVRENIKILEETFTSFGIRAAVERAEIGPSVTKYEVKPAVGVRVNRISNLADDLALALAAKDVRIEAPIPGKSLVGIEVPNSEIATVTFRELWEQSKTDDKKLLEIPLGKAVNGSVRTFDLAKMPHLLVAGSTGSGKSVAVNGIIASILMKARPDEVKFMMVDPKMVELSVYNDIPHLLIPVVTNPRKASRALQKVVDEMENRYELFSKVGARNIAGYNAKVAEYNASQPEYKQVPLPLIVVIVDELADLMMVASKEVEDAIIRLGQKARAAGIHMILATQRPSVDVISGLIKANVPSRIAFAVSSGTDSRTILDENGAEKLLGRGDMLFKPIDENHPVRLQGSFISDEDVERIVTFVKNQAEADYDDNFDPGEVSENDMDSGSESEQGDPLFEEAKALVIETQKASASMLQRRLSVGFNRATRLMEELEAAGVIGPAEGTKPRKVLLNN from the coding sequence ATGGCAAATAAGAAAAATAGTAAGAAAGGTCGGACAACAAGACGGCCGACAAAAGCAGAATTAGAACGTCAAAAAGCTATTCGAAGGATGTTAGTAACTTTCGGAGTTGCTTTTTTGCTTCTTTTTGCAGCCTTAAAATGGGGTGCCGTTGGAATCACTCTTTACAACCTTATTCGATTGTTAGTAGGAAGTTTAGCCTATATGGCTATTATAGCCAGTCTCATTTACCTTTTCTTTTTTAAGTGGGTTAATAAGCATGAAGGCTATAAATCAGGCTTTTTCAGTATTTTTATTGGCTTGCTACTCATATTTCAAGCTTATTTTGTAAATGTTTTAAATTTAAAAGGACAGGTTCTGAGTACAACCTTGTCACGGATTTTAACAGATTTGACAGCTGTCAAAGTCAGTTCTTTTGCTGGTGGTGGTTTATTAGGAGCTGCTCTTTATACTCCTGTAGCCTTTTTATTTTCAAATATTGGCTCCTACTTTATCGGTGTTCTCCTGATATTGTTAGGAGCGCTACTCATTAGTCCGTATTCGATTTATGATATTTTTGAAAAAATAAGCGAAGCTTATCATGCATGGAATGAAAAGCGGGAAGCAAAGCGCCAGCAACGATTTGTGGAAAAAGAAGAAAAAGCTGCACAAGAAGCGATGAGTGCTATTCAAGTAGAGCAAGACGAGCTACAAATTGATCCTGAAACGGGAGAAATTTTAGATGATGATGTCTTGGCGCACACTCCGATTCAATTTGAAGAGGGAGAACCGGAAATCTACGATTATGATGAGGGTATAACTGAGAAATCACACGAAGAAGATCAGCAAGATGATATAGATGAAGATGTGGAAGTGAATTTCACTCCTAAAGAAAGTTTCGATTACAAACTGCCAACAATCAATCTGTTTGCGCCAGACAAGCCTAAAAATCAATCCAAAGAAAAGAAAATTGTCCGCGAAAATATCAAGATTTTAGAAGAAACATTCACTAGCTTTGGCATTCGTGCTGCCGTTGAACGTGCTGAAATCGGACCGTCTGTGACCAAATACGAAGTCAAACCAGCCGTCGGAGTGCGGGTCAACCGCATTTCCAATCTGGCTGACGATTTAGCTTTGGCTTTGGCCGCTAAAGATGTGCGGATTGAGGCACCCATTCCGGGCAAATCTCTAGTCGGAATTGAAGTACCAAACTCCGAGATTGCGACGGTCACTTTCCGTGAACTCTGGGAACAGTCTAAGACAGATGATAAGAAATTACTCGAAATTCCTTTAGGAAAAGCCGTCAATGGCTCTGTTCGGACGTTTGATTTGGCAAAAATGCCTCACTTGCTAGTAGCAGGATCGACTGGTTCAGGGAAATCTGTTGCAGTCAATGGCATTATTGCTAGTATTCTCATGAAAGCACGACCAGATGAAGTCAAGTTCATGATGGTCGATCCTAAAATGGTTGAATTGTCTGTTTATAATGATATTCCTCACTTGCTTATCCCTGTTGTGACCAACCCTCGCAAGGCGAGTCGGGCTTTGCAAAAAGTGGTCGATGAAATGGAAAATCGCTATGAGCTCTTTTCTAAGGTTGGTGCTCGCAATATTGCTGGTTACAATGCCAAAGTAGCCGAGTACAATGCTAGTCAACCAGAATATAAACAAGTTCCTCTTCCTTTGATTGTGGTCATTGTGGATGAGTTGGCAGACCTTATGATGGTAGCCAGCAAAGAAGTGGAAGACGCTATTATTCGCTTGGGACAAAAAGCTCGAGCGGCTGGTATTCACATGATTTTGGCCACTCAGCGACCGTCTGTTGATGTTATTTCTGGGCTCATTAAGGCAAATGTTCCTTCGCGGATTGCTTTTGCTGTCTCTAGCGGAACTGATAGCCGAACGATTCTAGATGAAAATGGTGCCGAGAAACTCTTGGGACGTGGGGATATGCTCTTTAAGCCGATTGATGAAAATCATCCTGTCCGTCTGCAAGGATCATTTATTTCCGATGAAGATGTAGAGCGCATTGTCACTTTTGTTAAAAATCAAGCCGAAGCAGATTATGATGATAATTTTGACCCAGGCGAAGTATCTGAGAATGACATGGATTCAGGTAGTGAGAGTGAACAAGGTGATCCACTCTTTGAAGAAGCCAAGGCTTTGGTCATAGAAACTCAAAAAGCGAGTGCTTCAATGCTCCAACGTCGATTGTCTGTCGGATTTAATCGTGCGACTCGGCTCATGGAAGAGCTAGAAGCTGCGGGTGTCATCGGTCCAGCAGAAGGCACCAAGCCAAGAAAAGTTTTATTGAATAACTAA
- a CDS encoding peptidylprolyl isomerase, whose amino-acid sequence MKKLLILALAGALFLTGCGSIKKAIRRNETSGSSTTTSSSDTTDKLAEERKKVLTDKNISFPQLSDKVADNEAQVKITTTEGAITLKLFPKYAPLAVENFLTHAKEGYYNGLIFHRVIKDFMIQTGDPLGNGTGGESIWKGKNEKIDSGSGFKTEISPYLYNIRGALSMARSSDPNSNGSQFFINQNNKDNSSRLSSDAYPEKIIEAYKKGGNPSLDGDYTVFGQVTSGMEVVDKIATTEIGENDKPKKEIKIEKIEIIKDYTFKK is encoded by the coding sequence ATGAAAAAATTACTCATTTTAGCATTGGCTGGAGCCTTATTTTTAACAGGCTGTGGCAGCATAAAAAAAGCTATTCGGAGAAATGAGACTTCGGGATCAAGTACAACAACATCCAGCTCAGATACCACAGATAAATTAGCTGAAGAACGAAAAAAAGTATTGACAGATAAGAATATCTCTTTCCCACAATTGTCTGATAAAGTCGCAGATAATGAAGCACAAGTGAAAATAACAACGACGGAAGGTGCTATCACTCTAAAACTTTTTCCTAAATATGCTCCGCTGGCTGTAGAAAATTTCTTAACTCATGCTAAAGAAGGTTATTACAATGGCTTGATTTTCCATCGTGTCATCAAAGATTTTATGATTCAAACAGGAGATCCCCTAGGAAATGGTACTGGCGGGGAATCAATTTGGAAAGGAAAGAATGAAAAGATTGATTCTGGAAGCGGATTTAAAACAGAGATTTCTCCTTATCTCTACAATATCCGTGGTGCGTTATCAATGGCTCGTTCTTCAGATCCAAATTCTAACGGTAGCCAATTCTTTATCAATCAAAACAATAAAGATAATTCTAGCAGACTATCAAGCGATGCTTATCCTGAAAAAATCATTGAAGCCTATAAAAAAGGGGGGAATCCTAGCTTAGACGGCGATTATACAGTTTTTGGACAAGTTACTTCTGGTATGGAAGTTGTAGATAAAATTGCTACAACAGAAATCGGTGAAAACGATAAACCCAAAAAAGAGATTAAAATTGAGAAAATTGAAATCATCAAAGATTATACATTTAAGAAATAA
- the glmU gene encoding bifunctional UDP-N-acetylglucosamine diphosphorylase/glucosamine-1-phosphate N-acetyltransferase GlmU, which produces MTNYAIILAAGKGTRMKSDLPKVLHKVAGISMLEHVFRSVAAIAPEKTVTVVGHKAELVEQVLAGQTEFVRQTEQLGTGHAVMMAEPVLEGLAGQTLVIAGDTPLITGESLKNLINFHVNHKNVATILTAEAENPFGYGRIVRNQHEEVIKIVEQKDASDFEKQIKEINTGTYVFDNARLFEALKNINTNNAQGEYYITDVIGIFRENGEKVGAYTLKDFDESLGVNDRVALATAEGIMRRRINQAHMVNGVSFVNPETTYIDVDVHIEPEVQIEANVTLKGTTKIGAGSILTNGTYIVDSVIGEQTVITNSMIEESTVADGVTVGPYAHVRPDSSLAKNVHVGNFVEVKGSSIGENTKAGHLTYIGNSEVGANVNFGAGTITVNYDGQHKFKTVIGNNVFVGSNSTIIAPVELGDNSLVGAGSTITKDVPADAIALGRGRQINKEEYAKRLPHHPDNK; this is translated from the coding sequence ATGACAAACTATGCAATTATTTTAGCAGCTGGAAAAGGCACTCGCATGAAATCAGATTTACCAAAAGTGCTTCACAAAGTTGCTGGAATTTCGATGTTAGAACATGTATTTAGAAGTGTTGCTGCCATTGCACCAGAAAAGACTGTGACAGTGGTCGGACACAAGGCAGAGCTGGTGGAGCAAGTATTGGCGGGGCAGACAGAGTTTGTTCGTCAAACGGAGCAATTAGGAACTGGTCATGCTGTGATGATGGCAGAGCCTGTGCTGGAAGGTTTGGCAGGGCAAACATTAGTCATTGCAGGAGACACTCCTTTAATCACAGGAGAAAGCCTGAAAAATTTGATTAACTTTCATGTCAACCACAAAAATGTTGCAACGATTTTGACAGCAGAAGCGGAAAATCCATTTGGTTATGGGCGGATTGTCCGTAATCAGCATGAAGAAGTGATCAAAATTGTGGAGCAAAAGGATGCTTCGGATTTTGAAAAGCAAATCAAAGAAATTAATACAGGAACGTATGTTTTTGATAACGCCCGTCTTTTTGAAGCCCTGAAAAATATCAATACCAACAATGCGCAAGGAGAATACTACATCACAGATGTAATCGGCATTTTCCGTGAGAATGGCGAAAAAGTCGGCGCTTATACTCTGAAAGATTTTGATGAAAGTCTTGGTGTCAATGACCGTGTAGCTCTTGCGACTGCCGAAGGAATTATGCGTCGTCGAATCAATCAAGCTCACATGGTGAATGGCGTTAGTTTTGTAAATCCAGAAACGACTTATATTGATGTAGACGTACATATTGAACCAGAAGTACAAATTGAAGCCAATGTTACCTTGAAAGGAACAACGAAAATTGGTGCAGGCAGCATTTTGACAAACGGTACGTATATTGTTGACTCTGTTATTGGTGAACAAACGGTTATTACCAATTCGATGATTGAAGAGTCTACAGTTGCAGACGGTGTAACGGTGGGACCTTACGCTCATGTTCGCCCAGATTCAAGCCTTGCTAAAAATGTACATGTTGGTAATTTCGTTGAAGTGAAAGGTTCTTCTATCGGTGAAAATACCAAAGCTGGGCATCTGACCTACATTGGTAATTCTGAAGTGGGTGCGAATGTCAATTTTGGCGCTGGAACAATTACAGTTAATTATGACGGACAGCACAAGTTTAAGACTGTCATTGGGAACAATGTCTTTGTAGGTTCTAATTCAACCATTATTGCGCCGGTAGAACTTGGGGACAATTCTCTTGTAGGTGCAGGTTCAACCATTACCAAGGATGTGCCAGCTGATGCAATTGCTCTTGGTCGTGGTCGTCAGATCAATAAAGAAGAATACGCTAAACGCTTGCCACATCATCCAGATAATAAGTAG
- a CDS encoding ABC-F family ATP-binding cassette domain-containing protein, which produces MSILEVKNLSHGFGDRAIFEDVSFRLLKGEHIGLVGANGEGKSTFMSIVTGKMLPDEGKVEWSKYVTAGYLDQHAVLEQGQSVRDVLRTAFDELFKTEARINEIYMSMAEEGADVDALMEEVGELQDRLESRDFYTLDAKIDEVARALGVMDYGMERDVTELSGGQRTKVLLAKLLLEKPDILLLDEPTNYLDVEHIDWLKRYLQNYENAFVLISHDIPFLNDVINIVYHVENQHLTRYSGDYYQFQEVYEMKKSQLEAAYERQQKEIADLKDFVARNKARVATRNMAMSRQKKLDKMDIIELQSEKPKPSFDFKSARTPGRFIFQTQDLKIGYDRPLTSPLNLTFERNQKVAIIGANGIGKTTLLKSLLGIIPPIAGQVERGDYLELGYFEQEVESGNRQTPLEAVWNAFPALNQAEVRAALARCGLTSKHIESQIQVLSGGEQAKVRLCLLMNRENNVLVLDEPTNHLDVDAKEELKRALKEYKGSILMVCHEPDFYEGWMDQIWDFNQLT; this is translated from the coding sequence ATGAGTATTTTAGAAGTAAAAAATCTCAGCCACGGTTTTGGTGACCGGGCTATTTTTGAGGATGTATCCTTCCGTCTGCTCAAGGGTGAGCATATTGGCTTGGTTGGTGCTAATGGTGAAGGTAAGTCAACCTTTATGAGCATTGTGACAGGGAAAATGCTACCAGACGAGGGTAAGGTTGAGTGGTCCAAATATGTAACTGCTGGCTATCTGGATCAGCATGCTGTGTTGGAGCAAGGCCAGTCTGTCCGCGATGTCTTGCGCACAGCTTTTGACGAGCTTTTCAAAACTGAGGCCCGCATCAATGAAATCTATATGAGCATGGCTGAGGAAGGAGCCGATGTTGATGCTCTTATGGAGGAAGTGGGCGAGCTACAGGATCGCTTGGAGAGTCGAGATTTCTATACTCTAGATGCTAAGATTGACGAGGTCGCACGAGCTCTGGGTGTCATGGACTACGGTATGGAGCGTGATGTGACAGAGCTATCTGGTGGGCAGCGGACCAAGGTTCTCTTGGCTAAGCTACTTCTTGAAAAACCGGATATCCTACTCTTGGATGAGCCAACCAACTATCTGGATGTTGAGCACATTGACTGGCTTAAGCGCTACCTACAGAACTATGAAAATGCCTTTGTTCTGATCTCGCATGATATTCCTTTCTTAAACGATGTGATCAATATCGTCTACCATGTGGAAAATCAACATCTGACTCGTTATTCTGGAGATTATTATCAGTTTCAGGAAGTCTATGAAATGAAAAAATCTCAACTGGAAGCAGCCTATGAACGGCAGCAGAAGGAAATTGCTGATTTAAAAGACTTCGTAGCGCGCAACAAAGCCCGTGTAGCTACTCGGAATATGGCAATGTCCCGTCAGAAAAAGCTGGATAAGATGGACATCATTGAGCTGCAGAGTGAAAAGCCCAAGCCTTCCTTTGACTTCAAATCTGCTCGCACGCCTGGTCGCTTTATCTTTCAAACTCAGGATTTGAAAATTGGTTACGATCGTCCATTAACTTCACCGCTTAATTTAACTTTTGAGCGTAATCAGAAAGTTGCCATTATAGGAGCTAACGGAATCGGAAAAACCACCCTGCTAAAGAGTTTGCTAGGTATCATTCCTCCAATAGCTGGTCAAGTAGAACGTGGAGACTATCTGGAATTGGGTTATTTCGAGCAGGAAGTTGAAAGCGGCAATCGTCAGACGCCGCTCGAAGCAGTCTGGAACGCCTTCCCAGCTCTTAATCAGGCAGAAGTTCGAGCAGCTCTGGCTAGATGTGGTCTAACTTCTAAGCATATCGAAAGTCAGATTCAAGTCCTATCCGGAGGGGAGCAGGCCAAGGTTCGCCTTTGCCTCCTCATGAACCGAGAAAATAATGTTCTGGTGCTGGACGAGCCGACCAACCACCTGGATGTAGATGCCAAGGAAGAGCTGAAGCGAGCTCTGAAAGAATACAAGGGCAGCATTCTCATGGTCTGCCACGAGCCTGATTTCTATGAAGGCTGGATGGATCAGATTTGGGATTTTAATCAATTAACGTAA
- a CDS encoding PspC domain-containing protein, with product MAKRLTRDVRNKKIAGVCAGVANYFDIDPTIVRLIWGVAFFVYGIGLIPYLILWFVLPEDDGNDDVIWK from the coding sequence ATGGCTAAAAGATTGACAAGAGACGTGCGAAATAAAAAAATTGCGGGTGTTTGTGCAGGTGTTGCAAATTATTTTGACATTGATCCTACCATTGTACGACTAATCTGGGGAGTAGCATTTTTTGTATATGGAATCGGTCTGATCCCTTACTTGATTTTGTGGTTTGTCTTGCCAGAAGATGATGGGAATGATGATGTGATTTGGAAGTAA